The following are from one region of the Siniperca chuatsi isolate FFG_IHB_CAS linkage group LG21, ASM2008510v1, whole genome shotgun sequence genome:
- the mgrn1b gene encoding E3 ubiquitin-protein ligase MGRN1b isoform X2 has protein sequence MGSILSRRIAGVEDIDIQANSAYRFPPKSGNYFASHFFMGGEKFDTPHPEGYLFGENMDLNFLGNRPVQFPYVTPAPHEPVKTLRSLVNIRKDSLRLVRYKDDSDTPMEDGGKPKVQYGVEFTFDADARVAITLYCQAFEEFSNGMAVYSPKNPLMVSETVHYKRGVSQQFSMPSFKMDFSEWKEEDLNFDLDRGVFPMVIQAVVDEGDDCLGHAHVLLAAFERHVDGSFSVKPLKQKQIVDRVSYLLQEIYGIENKNNQETKPSDDENSDNSNECVVCLSDLRDTLILPCRHLCLCNSCADTLRYQANNCPICRLPFRALLQIRAVRKKPGALSPVSFSPVLAQTMDHDEHSGTDSVPPGFEPISLLEALNGLRSVSPAIPSAPLYDEINFSGGLGGDSRQLSSPEHLSDGSLQKGKVSKSPDSTLRSPSSPIQEEDEEKLSEMSDAQPHTMLSSSPAPTDATATEDVAESLSPDDGDPEDRMHSGGDILQDCSSEHSILTKTESDPPGDLSLPALGPDSCSIGLEE, from the exons ATGGGGTCCATCCTGAGTCGCAGAATCGCTGGTGTCGAGGATATCGATATCCAGGCCAACTCGGCCTATCGATTTCCACCGAAATCTG GGAATTATTTTGCGAGCCACTTCTTCATGGGAGGAGAGAAATTCGACACACCACATCCAGAGGGATACCTTTTTGGAGAAAACATGGACCTGAATTTTCTTGGAAATAGACCAGTGCAG TTTCCATATGTGACTCCTGCACCCCACGAGCCTGTGAAAACCCTGCGGAGTCTGGTCAACATTAGAAAGGACTCTTTGCGCTTGGTCAG GTATAAAGATGACTCAGACACACCGATGGAGGACGGTGGAAAACCAAAGGTTCAGTATGGTGTGGAGTTCACCTTTGATGCTGATGCTCGGGTGGCCATCACCCTCTACTGCCAAGCATTTGAGGAGTTCTCCAATGGGATGGCAGT GTACAGCCCAAAGAATCCATTAATGGTCTCTGAAACTGTGCATTACAAGCGAGGGGTGAGCCAACAGTTCTCCATGCCGTCTTTCAAAATGGATTTCAGCGAGTGGAAAGAGGAGGAT CTGAACTTTGACCTCGACCGAGGAGTGTTTCCAATGGTAATCCAAGCTGTGGTTGATGAAGGGGACG ATTGCCTTGGACATGCTCACGTGCTTTTGGCAGCCTTTGAGAGA CACGTTGATGGCAGTTTCTCTGTCAAGCCTCTGAAGCAGAAGCAAATT GTGGACCGTGTGAGCTACCTCTTACAGGAGATCTATGGGattgagaacaaaaacaaccaaGAAACCAAG ccTTCAGATGATGAGAACAGTGACAACAGCAACGagtgtgttgtctgtctgtctgacctgcGAGATACGCTCATCCTGCCCTGCAGACATCTGTGTCTCTGCAACTCCTGCGCAGACACTCTGCGTTACCAGGCCAACAACTGTCCCATCTGCAGGCTGC CCTTCAGAGCCTTGCTGCAGATCAGAGCTGTGAGGAAAAAGCCTGGTGCCCTTTCTCCTGTGTCCTTCAGCCCTGTTCTGGCTCAGACTATGGACCATGATGAGCACTCA GGCACAGACTCGGTTCCCCCCGGCTTTGAACCCATCTCACTGTTAGAGGCTCTGAATGGTCTGCGGTCAGTGTCTCCTGCCATCCCATCTGCCCCACTCTATGATGAAATCAACTTCTCCGGGGGTCTGGGAggtgacagcagacagctgAGCTCCCCAGAGCATTTAAGTGATGGGAGTCTGCAGAAAGGCAAAGTCAGCAAATCACCTGACAG CACCCTTAGATCACCATCCTCTCCCATccaggaggaagatgaggagaagCTGTCCGAGATGTCTGATGCTCAGCCACACACAATGCTGTCTAGCAGCCCCGCCCCCACAGAC GCCACAGCAACCGAGGACGTGGCAGAGTCCCTGTCTCCAGATGATG GTGATCCAGAGGACAGGATGCATTCTGGAGGAGACATCCTACAAGACTGCAGCAGTGAACACAGCATCTTGACCAAAACAGAGAGCGACCCACCAGGCGACTTGTCTCTGCCAG CTCTAGGTCCTGATTCCTGCTCTATTGGTTTGGAGGAATAA
- the aanat2 gene encoding arylalkylamine N-acetyltransferase 2 isoform X1 — MMRSERWRRREQERHKGIMTQQVGGSPFLKPFFLKTPVRVVSPLRQRRHTLPASEFRNLTPQDAISVFEIEREAFVSVSGECPLTLNEVLNFLGKCPELSLGWFEEGQLVAFIIGSGWDKERLSQEAMTQHVPDTPTVHIHVLSVHRHCRQQGKGSILLWRYLQYLRCMLGLRRALLICEDFLVPFYLKAGFKEKGPSAISVSNMHFQEMEYMLGGQAYARRNSGC, encoded by the exons ATGATGAGatcagagaggtggaggaggagagagcaggagagacaCAAAG GCATCATGACACAACAGGTTGGTGGCTCACCGTTTCTCAAGCCCTTCTTTCTGAAGACGCCTGTCAGAGTGGTGAGCCCCCTGCGACAGAGGCGACACACCCTCCCCGCCAGCGAGTTCAGGAACCTCACGCCACAGGACGCCATCAGTGTGTTTGAGATTGAGAGAGAAG CGTTTGTCTCTGTGTCCGGAGAGTGTCCACTTACCCTGAATGAAGTGCTTAACTTCCTGGGCAAGTGCCCAGAGCTGTCGCTGGGTTGGTTTGAGGAGGGACAGCTGGTAGCTTTCATCATCGGCTCTGGCTGGGACAAGGAGAGGCTTTCACAG GAGGCAATGACTCAGCATGTCCCAGACACCCCCACTGTGCACATCCATGTGCTGTCAGTGCACCGTCACTGTCGCCAGCAAGGCAAGGGCTCCATCCTCTTGTGGCGCTACTTGCAGTACCTGCGCTGTATGCTGGGCCTCCGGCGGGCTCTACTGATTTGCGAGGACTTCCTGGTGCCTTTCTACCTCAAGGCCGGCTTCAAGGAGAAAGGGCCATCAGCCATCTCCGTATCCAACATGCACTTCCAAGAGATGGAGTACATGCTCGGTGGGCAGGCGTACGCACGGAGGAACAGCGGCTGCTAG
- the aanat2 gene encoding arylalkylamine N-acetyltransferase 2 isoform X2: MTQQVGGSPFLKPFFLKTPVRVVSPLRQRRHTLPASEFRNLTPQDAISVFEIEREAFVSVSGECPLTLNEVLNFLGKCPELSLGWFEEGQLVAFIIGSGWDKERLSQEAMTQHVPDTPTVHIHVLSVHRHCRQQGKGSILLWRYLQYLRCMLGLRRALLICEDFLVPFYLKAGFKEKGPSAISVSNMHFQEMEYMLGGQAYARRNSGC; the protein is encoded by the exons ATGACACAACAGGTTGGTGGCTCACCGTTTCTCAAGCCCTTCTTTCTGAAGACGCCTGTCAGAGTGGTGAGCCCCCTGCGACAGAGGCGACACACCCTCCCCGCCAGCGAGTTCAGGAACCTCACGCCACAGGACGCCATCAGTGTGTTTGAGATTGAGAGAGAAG CGTTTGTCTCTGTGTCCGGAGAGTGTCCACTTACCCTGAATGAAGTGCTTAACTTCCTGGGCAAGTGCCCAGAGCTGTCGCTGGGTTGGTTTGAGGAGGGACAGCTGGTAGCTTTCATCATCGGCTCTGGCTGGGACAAGGAGAGGCTTTCACAG GAGGCAATGACTCAGCATGTCCCAGACACCCCCACTGTGCACATCCATGTGCTGTCAGTGCACCGTCACTGTCGCCAGCAAGGCAAGGGCTCCATCCTCTTGTGGCGCTACTTGCAGTACCTGCGCTGTATGCTGGGCCTCCGGCGGGCTCTACTGATTTGCGAGGACTTCCTGGTGCCTTTCTACCTCAAGGCCGGCTTCAAGGAGAAAGGGCCATCAGCCATCTCCGTATCCAACATGCACTTCCAAGAGATGGAGTACATGCTCGGTGGGCAGGCGTACGCACGGAGGAACAGCGGCTGCTAG
- the mgrn1b gene encoding E3 ubiquitin-protein ligase MGRN1b isoform X1 — MGSILSRRIAGVEDIDIQANSAYRFPPKSGNYFASHFFMGGEKFDTPHPEGYLFGENMDLNFLGNRPVQFPYVTPAPHEPVKTLRSLVNIRKDSLRLVRYKDDSDTPMEDGGKPKVQYGVEFTFDADARVAITLYCQAFEEFSNGMAVYSPKNPLMVSETVHYKRGVSQQFSMPSFKMDFSEWKEEDLNFDLDRGVFPMVIQAVVDEGDDCLGHAHVLLAAFERHVDGSFSVKPLKQKQIVDRVSYLLQEIYGIENKNNQETKPSDDENSDNSNECVVCLSDLRDTLILPCRHLCLCNSCADTLRYQANNCPICRLPFRALLQIRAVRKKPGALSPVSFSPVLAQTMDHDEHSGTDSVPPGFEPISLLEALNGLRSVSPAIPSAPLYDEINFSGGLGGDSRQLSSPEHLSDGSLQKGKVSKSPDSTLRSPSSPIQEEDEEKLSEMSDAQPHTMLSSSPAPTDATATEDVAESLSPDDGDPEDRMHSGGDILQDCSSEHSILTKTESDPPGDLSLPGSSESTESLKSQSTNCSSQPLLCPTSSLHLEDEHLNP; from the exons ATGGGGTCCATCCTGAGTCGCAGAATCGCTGGTGTCGAGGATATCGATATCCAGGCCAACTCGGCCTATCGATTTCCACCGAAATCTG GGAATTATTTTGCGAGCCACTTCTTCATGGGAGGAGAGAAATTCGACACACCACATCCAGAGGGATACCTTTTTGGAGAAAACATGGACCTGAATTTTCTTGGAAATAGACCAGTGCAG TTTCCATATGTGACTCCTGCACCCCACGAGCCTGTGAAAACCCTGCGGAGTCTGGTCAACATTAGAAAGGACTCTTTGCGCTTGGTCAG GTATAAAGATGACTCAGACACACCGATGGAGGACGGTGGAAAACCAAAGGTTCAGTATGGTGTGGAGTTCACCTTTGATGCTGATGCTCGGGTGGCCATCACCCTCTACTGCCAAGCATTTGAGGAGTTCTCCAATGGGATGGCAGT GTACAGCCCAAAGAATCCATTAATGGTCTCTGAAACTGTGCATTACAAGCGAGGGGTGAGCCAACAGTTCTCCATGCCGTCTTTCAAAATGGATTTCAGCGAGTGGAAAGAGGAGGAT CTGAACTTTGACCTCGACCGAGGAGTGTTTCCAATGGTAATCCAAGCTGTGGTTGATGAAGGGGACG ATTGCCTTGGACATGCTCACGTGCTTTTGGCAGCCTTTGAGAGA CACGTTGATGGCAGTTTCTCTGTCAAGCCTCTGAAGCAGAAGCAAATT GTGGACCGTGTGAGCTACCTCTTACAGGAGATCTATGGGattgagaacaaaaacaaccaaGAAACCAAG ccTTCAGATGATGAGAACAGTGACAACAGCAACGagtgtgttgtctgtctgtctgacctgcGAGATACGCTCATCCTGCCCTGCAGACATCTGTGTCTCTGCAACTCCTGCGCAGACACTCTGCGTTACCAGGCCAACAACTGTCCCATCTGCAGGCTGC CCTTCAGAGCCTTGCTGCAGATCAGAGCTGTGAGGAAAAAGCCTGGTGCCCTTTCTCCTGTGTCCTTCAGCCCTGTTCTGGCTCAGACTATGGACCATGATGAGCACTCA GGCACAGACTCGGTTCCCCCCGGCTTTGAACCCATCTCACTGTTAGAGGCTCTGAATGGTCTGCGGTCAGTGTCTCCTGCCATCCCATCTGCCCCACTCTATGATGAAATCAACTTCTCCGGGGGTCTGGGAggtgacagcagacagctgAGCTCCCCAGAGCATTTAAGTGATGGGAGTCTGCAGAAAGGCAAAGTCAGCAAATCACCTGACAG CACCCTTAGATCACCATCCTCTCCCATccaggaggaagatgaggagaagCTGTCCGAGATGTCTGATGCTCAGCCACACACAATGCTGTCTAGCAGCCCCGCCCCCACAGAC GCCACAGCAACCGAGGACGTGGCAGAGTCCCTGTCTCCAGATGATG GTGATCCAGAGGACAGGATGCATTCTGGAGGAGACATCCTACAAGACTGCAGCAGTGAACACAGCATCTTGACCAAAACAGAGAGCGACCCACCAGGCGACTTGTCTCTGCCAG GGTCATCAGAGTCAACAGAAAGCCTGAAAAGTCAGAGCACAAACTGCTCCAGCCAGCCTCTCCTGTGTCCCACAAGCAGCCTTCATTTGGAGGATGAGCACCTCAACCCCTGA